The following proteins come from a genomic window of Carassius carassius chromosome 10, fCarCar2.1, whole genome shotgun sequence:
- the LOC132152217 gene encoding zinc finger E-box-binding homeobox 2-like isoform X5, which translates to MKDSGIENIWNENDLLSASVDGTDELKRDYDTMGPDADLEPVGNGTVKSVHCATEFEDFFGKHKLVNSESHVVSIAEYLQRGDTAIIYPEAPEELSRSRLTTPEVNGHEENDLPPGTPDAFAQLLTCPYCDRGYKRLTSLKEHIKYRHEKNEENFACPLCSYTFAYRTQLERHMATHKPGRDQHQILNQGSGNRKFKCTECGKAFKYKHHLKEHLRIHSGEKPYECPNCKKRFSHSGSYSSHISSKKCIGLIAINGRVRNNMKTGSSPTSASSSPTNNAISQLRHKLENGKPLRLQDQSNHLNIKSEPLDFNDYKLMMASHGYGTGSPFLNGGVRGGSPLGIQNSHSPLQHLGMVMEGQTLGYPSLGNNLSEVQRVLQIVDNTVCRQKMDCKPEEISKLKAYIKELGSQIEEQKQGLTSPSGPQNTLPLINHNGATKSIIDYTLEKVNEAKACLQSLTVDSKRQISNIKKEKANHMLDMGIEEKTHENNNLMFTPFSCQYCKETFPGPIPLHQHERYLCKMNEEIKAVLQPTQNATTNKTDLFAEKHGLLHPSFIPEKGVNGPISPYKDHMSVLKAYFAMNMEPNSEELLKISIAVGLPQEFVKEWFEQRKVFQYANSRTPPLDRNHVESGHPVSFHTPTKDSLGIRSPMSLFKGTDHITSPSIPELHNNINNCDTPLRLSKTPQFSNHKQLGDKLDHSRSNTPSPLNLSSASSKNSHTSSYTPNSFTSEDLQAEPLDLSLPKLMKEPKHILTVKNRPKLKSTPTDHNHTMTPHEHADEPLNLAYLSKKEFGSPNANGNLDKSLSPMFGLNPFTAKPLYNSLPPQSAFPPPTFMPPVQASLPGLRPYPSLDQISFLPHMAYTYAAGAASFAEMQQRRKYQRKPGFQSELLDGPADYLSSLDDMADPEACLSRKKIKKTESGMYACDLCDKTFQKSSSLLRHKYEHTGKRPHQCQICKKAFKHKHHLIEHSRLHSGEKPYQCDKCGKRFSHSGSYSQHMNHRYSYCKREAEEREAAEREAREKGHLEPTELLLNRAYLQGIAPPGYPERTPEPILRDGLNGSIRERLKEVEGDFGKMGRRDEEFEEEEEESENKSIDTDGDTMRDEEENGEHSMDDSSLDGKTESKSDHEDGVEDAV; encoded by the exons TGAAGAGTGTACACTGTGCTACTGAGTTTGAGGATTTCTTCGGGAAGCATAAACTGGTGAACAGTGAAAGTCATGTGGTCAGCATTGCCGAATACCTCCAGAGAGGAGACACAGCCATCATCTACCCCGAGGCACCGGAGGAACTGTCCCGTTCCCGCCTCACCACGCCCGAAGTCAATGGACACGAGGAGAACG ACCTGCCACCTGGAACTCCAGATGCTTTCGCCCAACTGTTGACCTGCCCCTACTGCGACCGGGGTTACAAACGCTTGACTTCCCTAAAGGAACACATCAAGTACCGGCATGAGAAAAACGAGGAGAACTTCGCCTGCCCTCTGTGCAGCTACACGTTTGCTTACCGCACTCAGCTGGAGAGACATATGGCCACACACAAGCCAGGAAGAGATCAG CACCAGATTCTCAACCAAGGTTCTGGCAACCGCAAGTTCAAATGCACAGAATGTGGCAAGGCCTTCAAATACAAACACCATCTAAAGGAGCACCTGCGGATACACAGTG GCGAGAAGCCATACGAATGTCCAAACTGTAAGAAGAGATTCTCACACTCCGGGTCCTACAGTTCACACATAAGCAGTAAGAAATGCATCGGACTGATCGCCATAAATGGCAGGGTGAGGAACAACATGAAGACTGGTTCATCTCCGACCTCTGCATCGTCCTCCCCAACAAACAATGCCATTTCACAGTTACGACACAAACTGGAGAATGGCAAACCTCTCCGTTTGCAAGACCAGTCCAACCACCTCAACATCAAATCTGAACCACTGGACTTCAACGACTATAAGCTGATGATGGCCTCTCATGGTTACGGTACAGGCAGCCCCTTCCTGAATGGTGGTGTGAGGGGAGGCAGCCCACTAGGCATTCAAAACTCCCACAGTCCCCTTCAGCACCTGGGCATGGTTATGGAGGGGCAAACGCTGGGATATCCATCACTGGGAAACAACCTTAGCGAGGTACAGAGGGTCCTGCAGATTGTGGACAACACAGTTTGTCGACAAAAGATGGACTGCAAGCCAGAGGAGATCTCCAAGTTGAAGGCTTACATTAAGGAGTTGGGTTCCCAAATAGAGGAACAGAAGCAAGGGCTCACCTCTCCCAGTGGACCCCAGAACACACTTCCACTCATCAATCACAACGGTGCCACCAAGAGCATCATAGACTACACACTTGAGAAGGTCAACGAAGCCAAAGCCTGCCTTCAGAGCTTGACTGTGGACTCTAAAAGGCAAATTAGCAATATCAAGAAAGAGAAGGCAAATCATATGCTAGATATGGGTATAGAGGAAAAAACGCATGAGAATAATAATCTAATGTTTACACCCTTCTCCTGCCAGTATTGCAAAGAGACCTTCCCTGGCCCCATTCCCCTGCACCAGCACGAGCGGTACCTTTGCAAGATGAATGAGGAAATCAAGGCCGTGCTTCAGCCCACTCAGAATGCCACGACCAATAAAACCGACTTGTTTGCAGAGAAACATGGCCTCTTGCACCCCTCCTTCATCCCTGAGAAGGGCGTCAATGGCCCTATCAGTCCCTACAAGGACCACATGTCAGTGCTGAAAGCTTATTTCGCCATGAACATGGAGCCCAACTCAGAAGAACTACTGAAAATCTCCATAGCAGTTGGCCTTCCACAGGAGTTTGTTAAAGAGTGGTTTGAGCAAAGAAAAGTCTTTCAGTACGCTAATTCCAGGACTCCCCCTTTAGACAGGAACCACGTGGAGTCTGGTCATCCAGTATCCTTTCACACACCCACTAAAGACTCTTTAGGCATTCGGTCTCCGATGTCACTGTTCAAAGGTACTGACCACATCACATCCCCCTCCATCCCCGAGCTTCATAACAACATTAACAACTGCGACACCCCACTCAGGCTCTCCAAAACTCCTCAGTTCTCCAACCACAAGCAGCTGGGGGATAAGCTGGACCACTCCAGAAGCAACACGCCATCTCCTCTGAACTTGTCATCCGCCTCCTCCAAAAACTCCCACACTAGCTCTTACACACCCAACAGCTTCACCTCTGAGGACCTGCAGGCTGAACCTCTTGACCTCTCATTGCCAAAGCTCATGAAGGAGCCAAAGCACATCTTGACTGTGAAAAACCGACCCAAGCTAAAAAGCACCCCCACTGATCATAACCACACCATGACACCCCACGAGCATGCAGACGAGCCGCTCAACTTGGCTTATCTCTCTAAGAAGGAGTTTGGCAGCCCCAATGCAAACGGCAATCTGGACAAAAGCTTGAGCCCCATGTTTGGTCTGAATCCATTCACTGCCAAACCCCTGTACAACTCCCTCCCACCTCAAAGTGCATTTCCTCCCCCTACGTTCATGCCTCCAGTGCAAGCCAGTCTCCCGGGGCTGAGACCCTACCCCAGCCTCGACCAGATAAGCTTCTTGCCGCACATGGCCTACACGTATGCAGCAGGGGCGGCCAGCTTCGCCGAGATGCAGCAGAGGAGAAAATACCAACGGAAGCCAGGGTTCCAG AGCGAGCTTCTCGACGGGCCGGCAGATTATCTGAGCAGTCTAGATGATATGGCCGACCCCGAGGCCTGTCTGTCCAGGAAGAAGATTAAGAAAACAGAAAGTGGTATGTACGCGTGTGACCTTTGCGACAAAACATTCCAGAAGAGCAGTTCCCTCCTCAGACACAAATATGAACACACAG GTAAACGCCCGCACCAGTGTCAGATCTGCAAGAAAGCGTTTAAACACAAGCATCATCTGATTGAACACAGCCGACTGCACTCCGGAGAGAAGCCGTATCAGTGTGACAAATGTGGCAAGCGCTTCTCGCACTCGGGCTCGTACTCGCAGCACATGAACCACAGATACTCGTACTGCAAGAGAGAGGCGGAGGAGCGCGAGGCGGCCGAGCGAGAAGCCCGAGAGAAGGGTCACCTGGAGCCCACGGAGCTGCTGTTGAACCGGGCGTACCTGCAGGGCATCGCTCCGCCCGGATACCCCGAGCGTACACCAGAGCCTATCCTGAGGGACGGCCTGAACGGGAGCATTCGGGAGCGACTCAAGGAGGTGGAAGGAGACTTCGGGAAGATGGGCCGGCGAGATGAAGAgttcgaggaggaggaggaggagagcgaAAACAAAAGCATAGACACTGACGGAGACACCATGAGGGACGAGGAGGAAAACGGCGAGCACTCGATGGACGACAGCTCCTTGGACGGCAAAACCGAATCCAAATCGGATCACGAGGACGGCGTGGAGGACGCGGTGTAG